From the Panthera leo isolate Ple1 chromosome C1, P.leo_Ple1_pat1.1, whole genome shotgun sequence genome, one window contains:
- the FAM110D gene encoding protein FAM110D codes for MILASPSTSSRGRTPSAVERLEADKAKYVKTHQVIARRQEPALRGGPGPLSPHPYNELGPPGSPRTPRPARRSSGRRLPRPDSLIFYRQKRDCKASVNKENAKGQGLVRRLFLGAPRDATSSSPGPTERPAAPGVWAAPQDAPEASGKRALCPTCSLPLSEKERFFNYCGLERALVEVLGAERFSPQSWGADASPQPGAPPPPGSGDTSDWTSSDTDRPDGAGGGGGGGGGGSEAAGSARDGRPPVSVVERNARVIQWLYGCQRARDPPRESEV; via the coding sequence ATGATCCtggcctctccctccacctcGTCCAGGGGACGGACCCCCAGCGCCGTGGAGAGGTTGGAGGCCGACAAAGCCAAGTATGTCAAGACACACCAAGTGATAGCACGACGTCAGGAGCCAGCCCTGCGTGGGGGTCCCGGACCGCTCTCCCCGCACCCCTACAATGAGTTGGGACCCCCTGGATCGCCCAGGACGCCCAGGCCCGCCCGCCGGAGCAGCGGCAGGCGGCTGCCAAGGCCTGACTCCCTCATCTTCTACCGCCAGAAGCGGGACTGCAAGGCTTCGGTGAACAAAGAGAACGCCAAGGGCCAGGGGCTGGTGCGGCGCCTCTTCCTGGGGGCCCCCCGCGACGCCACCTCGAGCAGTCCCGGCCCAACCGAGCGACCAGCGGCTCCTGGGGTTTGGGCCGCTCCCCAAGATGCCCCGGAAGCGTCAGGAAAGCGGGCGCTGTGCCCCACATGCTCACTGCCCTTGTCGGAGAAGGAGCGCTTCTTCAACTACTGCGGCCTGGAGCGCGCGCTGGTGGAGGTGCTGGGCGCTGAGCGCTTCTCTCCGCAGAGCTGGGGCGCCGACGCCAGCCCCCAGCCcggggcgccgccgccgcccggctcCGGGGACACCAGCGACTGGACGTCCAGCGACACGGATCGCCCGGACGGTgctggcggcggcgggggcggcggcggcggcggctcggaGGCCGCGGGCTCGGCGCGGGACGGGCGCCCCCCGGTGTCCGTGGTGGAGCGCAACGCGCGCGTCATCCAGTGGCTGTACGGCTGCCAGCGCGCCCGCGACCCGCCGCGCGAGTCCGAGGTGTGA